The following are from one region of the Nymphalis io chromosome 21, ilAglIoxx1.1, whole genome shotgun sequence genome:
- the LOC126776962 gene encoding uncharacterized protein LOC126776962, which yields MDFNTTTNNDYNWPFPKPIVGKPCQPPVPNAAQTIRPAPVAPYCHCDAHSYSPRVEQYKQLLDKEQKLCQDYEQLRKQMVDVTNDILDHPCDDLDSKMMTMYQATYKKRSFPVIDYRKIMAASQSSAPIPVESHKLGLLRCYKDPTHFSELPPTVRPTINPPGAVHTGVSPMSVQRWFTEFPGRTEYMDTYSSSAKACWRSMQRFKEPMPSTRRRADDRCV from the exons ATGGATTTTAATACAACGacgaataatgattataattggCCATTTCCAAAACCAATTGTGGGAaa aCCATGCCAGCCACCAGTACCCAATGCAGCACAGACTATCCGGCCAGCTCCAGTCGCTCCGTACTGCCATTGTGACGCGCATTCCTATTCACCTCGGGTTGAACAATACAAACAACTGCTAGATAAAGAGCAGAAGTTGTGTCAAGATTATGAACAGTTGCGGAAACAG ATGGTAGATGTAACTAATGATATACTGGATCATCCGTGTGACGATCTTGATAGCAAGATGATGACTATGTACCAAGCTACGTATAAAAAGAGat CATTCCCAGTGATTGATTACCGTAAAATAATGGCGGCGTCGCAATCAAGTGCTCCAATACCTGTCGAGAGCCATAAGTTAGGTCTATTACGCTGCTACAAAGATCCAACTCACTTCTCGGAACTGCCACCCACAGTTCGTCCGACCATCAACCCCCCAGGGGCCGTTCACACAGGCGTGTCTCCTATGTCTGTCCAAAGATGGTTTACGGAGTTCCCCGGTAGGACGGAATATATGGATACGTATAGCTCATCAGCGAAGGCTTGTTGGAGATCTATGCAGAGGTTCAAAGAGCCAATGCCTTCGACTAGGAGAAGGGCAGATGATAGGTGTGTTTAG
- the LOC126776961 gene encoding uncharacterized protein LOC126776961, translating into MFKIIYWLIFCIFNVQQNQKCRLNTRIHFGQPLPVIIRNGMLLKPDDGNGNVELNYGDTMVLSCEGSGTIIHPSATQAHSVASIVCEGGDNFKNDDWLTSPARFTLFKCLYPPNYSSERTNRTCFEGNKIIEVGYRIQNQFYPVFESCFNYGNLNAIYSKYTQKPYNALYQTRIDRPFFIDDGHYGSVPVNSIFSPKEQRQAIAQLVGNLIDNYFTAEQLLSRGHLAAKTDFVYAFSERATFHYVNCAPQWTGFNGGNWNTLEVDLRNHIHVAGYDTIIYTGTYGIAQLLNSRNQTVDLYLYNDINNNPVIPVPLYYYKVVYEPSTKRGIAFVGINNPYYNLNEARELFFCKDICRNNNFRWLSWHPDSSSEGYTFCCTVPDFRNTIRHLPEFEVLNVLS; encoded by the coding sequence atgttcaaaattatatattggttaatattttgcatatttaacGTGCAACAAAATCAAAAGTGTAGACTTAATACACGAATACATTTCGGTCAACCGCTTCCTGTTATCATAAGAAACGGTATGTTGTTGAAACCTGACGATGGTAACGGTAATGTAGAACTAAATTATGGAGATACTATGGTCCTCAGCTGCGAGGGTTCCGGAACTATTATTCATCCAAGTGCAACTCAAGCACATTCAGTTGCGTCTATAGTTTGTGAAGGTGGAGATAACTTTAAAAACGATGACTGGTTGACGTCGCCAGCAAGATTCAccttatttaaatgtttgtatccCCCAAATTATTCAAGCGAACGCACAAACCGGACTTGTTTCGAAgggaataaaataattgaagtcGGATATAGAATACAAAATCAGTTTTACCCCGTCTTTGAATCTTGTTTTAACTATGGCAACCTTAACGCTATATACTCAAagtacacccaaaaaccgtatAACGCTTTATATCAAACTAGAATTGATCGTCCGTTCTTTATAGACGACGGCCATTATGGGTCTGTGCCAGTGAATTCTATTTTTTCTCCAAAAGAACAAAGGCAAGCGATCGCTCAATTGGTTGGCAATCTTATTGATAATTACTTCACTGCAGAACAACTCTTGTCGAGAGGGCATTTAGCCGCTAAAACAGATTTTGTTTATGCGTTCAGCGAGCGAGCGACGTTTCACTATGTCAACTGCGCTCCACAGTGGACAGGCTTTAATGGCGGTAATTGGAATACATTGGAAGTCGATCTAAGAAATCACATACACGTTGCAGGTTACGACACTATAATATACACGGGTACATATGGAATAGCGCAACTCCTTAATAGCAGGAACCAGACAGTCgatttgtatttatacaatGATATAAACAATAACCCGGTCATACCAGTGcccttgtattattataaagttgttTACGAGCCCAGTACGAAGCGTGGCATTGCATTCGTCGGCATTAATAATCCATATTATAATCTTAATGAAGCTCGCGAATTGTTCTTTTGTAAAGACATTTGTAGGAATAACAATTTTCGCTGGTTATCTTGGCACCCGGATAGTAGCAGTGAGGGGTATACCTTCTGTTGTACGGTACCCGATTTCAGAAACACCATTAGACATTTACCAGAATTTGAAGTTTTAAATGTCTTGAGTTGA